In Thermofilum pendens Hrk 5, the sequence ACGTTATCAAGATCTCGATCCTGCTGGCGCTGGAGGACGACCCGAGGCTGAGGCTAGACGAGCTAGAGTCCAGGCTAAGGGAGCTCTACGGGAACGAAGTCGGCCTGGACCCCGCCGAGATTAGGAAGGCTCTCTCCGAGCTCTCCGGCGAGGGTTTAGTTGTTTGCAAGGACGGCGTCCTAGAGCTCACGGAGGCCGGTCTTAAGATAAGCGAGGACTGGAGGAACCTGTTGCTGAAGAGCGAGCCTGTGCTGGAAGTAGTGGCAGGGCTCACGGATGGTACCGTGACTGGCCTCATAACCGTAATCTCCTCCCACCTCGCCGGGCTCTCCTCGAAGCTCACGGTGTTCGCATCCCTCCTCGCCCTGACGTCCGTTGCTGTGACGAACTTCTCGAGCTTCTTCCTGGGCGGGGTCACGGAGGACCTCTCGGAGGTAGTGGCGCTGAGGAGGCTGATGGCGTACAGCCTGAGCGACCACCCGGACAAGAGGCAAGTCTCCAGATCACTCAAGCTCCTGGGCCGCCTCTACAGGGTGCTCTACAGGGAGATCCGGAGGGCAAACGTTCTCTCAGCCGCCCTCTCCGGTGTAGCCACGCTCGCCGCCGGCTTCGTACCCATAGCTCTCTACCTCGCGCTACCCCCGCCGTTCAACCTCCTGGCGTCCATCGCCGTGGTGAGCGCGGCTATCCTGGCGCTGGCGAAGTACCGCTCAAGCGCCGCGAGGACGCACTTCAAGAGGACGCTCGCCGAGACCCTGCTGGTGATACTGCTCGTCGTGCTCGTATCCCTGCTCCTAGGGCTCAACGCCTAGGCGCGGAACAGGCCCGGGGTAGCATAACGCCTGCCCTTCGCCTTCTTCGCCTCGTCCCACTCGTGGAGTATCTTCACAGCCTCGTTCGCGGTACGCACAGCAGCCTCCACGCCAGCGTTCTCTACGAGTTCGTCCTTAACCCTGTTTGCCACGACGGCCAGCACGGCGCCGCCGCGCGCCCCGTAGATCGAGGACAGCGTTAGGATGGTTGAAGCCTCCATCTCGAAGCTCAGCACCCCGGCCCTCTGGAGGTCCGGTATGAGGTCCTTCATCCAGCTCTGCTCGTAGCCCTTGAAGCCCGGCCTCGCCTGGCCCGTGTAGAAGGAGTCCGTTGAAGCCACTACCCCCACGTGGTACCTGGCGCCTACGCTCTCGGCCGCCTCTATCAGCGCCTCCACGACCTCGAAGTGCGCGATAGCCGGGTACTCCGCCCTCACGTACTGCTTCGTCGTCCCGTCGAGCCTAACGGCGCCCGCGACTATTATCACGTCGCCCACGTCGATGAAGGGCTGTATAGCCCCCGTCGTTCCTACGCGTATAAACGTCGACGCGCCCACCCTCAGCAACTCCTCCACTGCTATCGCCGCCGCGGGGCCGCCTATACCCGTGGAGGTAGCCGAGACCTCGACGCCCTTATACCTACCCGTGTGCGTCACGTACTCCCTGTGCCTCGCGACCTCCCTGTACTCGTCCCAGAAGCTGGAGATGTAGGGCACTCTCTCCGGGTCGCCCGGAAGGAGCACGGTCGGGGCGACGTCCCCCGGCCTGCACTTTATGTGGTACTGGAGCCCCCCGCTACCCGAAGGCTCCCGGGCGCGCACCTTCTCCCCAGTCACCGCCAACCCTCCGGTCCGGCGCGGGCCAGGCATATAAGCGTAGCGTCACGGATTTAACCCCCCGCGGCTAGGCTGTACGCGATGAAGGTAGCTTTCGGGGCGGACGATAACTACTCGATAGCGAGGTTCGTAGTAGAGGAGCTTAAGCGCAGGGGCCACGAGGTCGTGCTGGTAGGCTCCCCGCTGACGGGGAAGCCCTACCCCTGGCCAAAAGTGGCTGTGGAGGTTGCGGAGCTCGTTGCGAGCGGCAAGGTGGATACGGGGATAGTCATGTGCTACACCGGGACGGGGGTGAGCATAGCCGCGAACAAGGTCAAGGGAGTCAGGGCTGCTCTCTGCACCGACGCGAAGAACGCCAGGGGCGCGCGCCTGTGGAACGACGCCAACGTGCTCGCGCTAAGCGCGAGGCTCCTCTCGGAGGAGGTCGCGAAGGAGATACTCGACGAGTGGTTCTCGGTCGAGAAGCCGGACCCCAGCGAGCTGGAGAACATAGAGTTCGTGAAGAAGCTGGACCTCTCAAGGTGAGCCCAGGACCCTCCACAGCTCCTCCGCGGCTTCCCGGTCGACCTCCAGGAACCTCTCGAGCACGCGTAGCCTCTCGACCTTGCCCCCCGCCGCGAGGTAGACCCTGCCGCCCTCCACGGCTACTAGCTGGTAGACGACTCCGCGGAACTCGAGCTCGCCTACCCTCAGCTCCTCCGCGATCGCGTCGAGCAAGCCCCCCGTGTCTACGAAGCCCTTGAAGAACTCCTCGACCCTGCGCATAGCCCCCCTGACGCCGAGCATCCTCACCGCGAAGTAGTCGACAGCCTCGAAGGACGCGCCTAAAGGCCTCTCGCGCGGCTGCGGGGGCGGCGGGATCCCCCTAACTATACCTTCGTTGCAGTCCCGCGAGGGGACCAGGGGCGCCGCCACGGGCGGGTCACCCTCCTTGACTGCACCCTCCGGGATCCTCCGGGCCAGGAGTATCAGGGCCCGCCGCCCGCCCCGCGCCCCCGCGAAGCAGTCGAAGAGGTAGAGGTAGCCGGGCTCCCCGGCCCGGCGGAAAGCGGCGTAGGGGTACCAGGCCTTCCTGAGCCGCTCGACTCTCCTCAGAGCCTTGGCGGAGACGTCCACGTAGTACACTGGGACGGCACCTCTACGTGTCCACCCGCGAGACGAGCCCCGCGTACCCCGTGTGGAGCCTCGGGTGGTTCTCCTCGAAGGAGAAGCCCTCGGCGTTCAGCAGGAAGAGCTCGTCGGCGCGTACCCGTAGCCCCCTGCGCCCGGCCATAGCGAGGAAGTCCCCGGACGCCAGCGACGTGTAGCCGCTCCACGACTCCACGGGGAACTGGTCGTAGTGCGTCGTGCCGACAGCGGTGATCTCGCCGGCGCGGACCTCGTAGACGCGCATGTGGAGGTAGAGGTAGGCGTTGAACGTCGGGGAGTAGACCACGCCCTTTGTGCCCCTGTCGCCGAGCCAGGTGCCCGCCGGCCAGACCTGCATCTTCATCTCGTTGCCGTACGGTGTTCCACCGAAGAACAAGCCCCTAACCTCTCCGGCGCCCCCGAAGCCCGCGAAAACCAGGGAGACGGGCCAGTCGACGTTGTCCAGGCCTACCCTCTCGGACTGGAAGTCGTAGTTGTAGAATGACACGCCCCCGGCGGACAGCTTTGCAAGCCCGCACTTAGCCCTCGACCTGGCCTCCCGCGCCCTCTCGACGTGGGAGGAAACGTCGCGCGCCTCCCCGGGACGGCTAGCCCCGTGAAGCGCTCAACGATCCGCCCGCCCGGCTCAACCCCCACGAGCGCAGCGCCGCCAGCCGTTAGCACCTCGTATACCCTCAGGCTCCCCAGCTGGCCGTAGGAGTACTCGCCTACCAGGCGCGCCTCCCCAGCCTCCCCCCACAGCCTACCGGCAAACTCGAGCACCCTCGCGAGCTCCCCCGAGTCCGCCCGCAACCCCTCCCCACCTCCCAGGAGGGGGTCCAGCAGAACCACCCTCCCGCGCCCCCTGTCGTAGAAGACGTGGAGCCCGCCCGCCACTACGCGCGCGGAGTAGCTCGCCCCCCTCAGGAAGTCCGCGAACACTCCTTCGACCTCGACGCGGCCGGCTAGGCGGAGAAGCGCTACGCAGCCGGTGAAGCCCATCGAGCGCCAGGAGCCCGAGACCAGTAGCTCCCACTCGGCGTGCCCAATCACTCTTCCAAGCAGTGGGTCAGACCTCAGCGCCTCCTCCAGCCTCCCCGCCTCCCACCCGCAGTAGTCTACCTCGCTTCTCTCCTCGACGAGACTTGCATCCAACCCTACCGGCATAGCCTACTCCTCACGCTACGGGCAGCCATAAAGCTTTAACGTAGCATGCGTAGCCGTTCCCGGTAGAAGCTTCTCCGCGCGTTAGCTTTAACTGAAGCTTTTCGGATGCCGCGTGATAGCTTCATTAATAAATATAACGCGGAGTCTTTTTAGTTTATCCCTCCCGAAGCGAGCTCCACGTTTTCACGATAAACTAATATTCTTCGAGGCCCTCCCATTACTGTTGATTATTATTCAAAGCTTTAACTCCTGCTTTGACGGAATTCTTCATGTATTTCTTTCTCAATGTAAAGTAAAATGTTTATTAATGCTTAAAGACAGTTTAGGTTGTGCAACAGGCGCAGAAAAAGGGCTTGAGTAAGAGCGCGTTGTACGCCATTATAGCCGTTGCGTTGATTCTCGTAGTTGTAGCCGTCTACCTCTTGGCCCCGAAGGGTGCGGGACCAGCTGGCCCCGCCGCCGTGGCTAAGCCGTTCCACAAGCAGATTCTCTACGTGATCGTCAACGACGAGGGGACTAGGATAAACATGTACAAGACCGGTGTCTTCGACATCGCTGCCGTAACGCCGGCTAGGTGGCCCGACGTTAACAATACTCGTGTCGGGAACTTCACGCTCCACCTCGTGAGGAGGCCCGACAAGCCGCAGCTAACGATACAGTACATAGGGTTGAACCCGATGAAGGAGCCGCTGAACATACCGGAGGTCAGGCAGGCGCTGGCCTACGCGACGCCCTACGACGTGATACTGAAGCAGGTTTTCGGCGGGCTCTACGTTAGGCTCTACACGATCATCCCCAAGGGGATGTCCGGCTACACGGAGTTCGGTATAAACAAGTACGAGTACGACATGGCGAAGGCCCAGCAGATAATCAGCCAGCTGAAGGCTAAGGGCTTCGACCCGGGCAAGTACGTGATCACTATAATATACAACGAGGGCAACACGGCGCGCCAGCAGATAGCCACGCTCCTCCAGCAGTCGTGGAGCCAGCTCGGCTTCAAGGTTACCGTGGAGTCGTACTCCTGGCCCAAGTACCTCGACCTCGTCGACCACTTCCAGTACCAGGTGATGTTGCTCGGGTGGATACCCGACTACTTCGACCCCGACGACTACCTCATGCCGTTCGTCTGGGGAGGCGCCGAGTTCAAGGACATAGAGGTACACTCGAACGTCGCGCCGGGAGACGTCGGTAAGTACCTCGCGAACGTCAACATGACCGTCGAGACAGAGAAGTTCATCGTAGTAGCGGGAGAGAAGGGCACAGGCGCCACCTACAAGGGACCGACGAACAAGCCGATAATAACAGTCGGCTACGTCGTAGACTGGGACACGACGAAGTCTAACTGGGCGGAGCCCGTGAACATGGTTACCCTCGGCACCGGGGGGTTGAAGGACGTTGCTCTCAGCGCGCTGTGCAAGGCGGCCCAGAGGATAATCGACCCGACGGTTAGAGAGGCCGTCATGCAGGCCGCCGTCATCTACTTCAACAAGCAGGCAACCATGCTGATACTCGGGCAACAGATAACGGGCGAGAACTACGGATCGTGGGTTCACGGCATGTACTACCCGCTCGCAACTTTCGCGAGGTACGACCTCGTCTGGGAGGACCCCAACGCCCCGGTTGTCGACACGGGCGTTCTCAACATTAAGAACAGCCCCGAGACGATGGTTATCGGCGATATAGGCTGGCCGGACACCTTCGACCCCGCCAAGTCCTACGAGAGCTTCGGCTGGGAGATCTTCTGGCACATATACGGAAAGCTTGTCACGATGTGGAAGGAGGACACGGAGCCCATACCGGAGCTCTCCGTGGCCTGGGCGTTCAGCAAGGACATGACGGACCTCTACTTCGTGATGAGGGGCAACGTGAAGGCCTACGATCCGTGGAACAACAAGACGTACCCCATAACCGCCGTGGACGCCTTGTTCAGCATCTGGCGCGCCGTTAGGCTGAACCTGCCCGGAGGACCCCAGTGGATGATCGATAGCTACATAGACGTCAACGCCTCGAGCGTGCTCACGGAGAGCGAGCTAGACAGCATCGCCAAGTCCCAGGGCCTCGTAACAGTGTACAAGGGCAAGTCGGCGGAAGTCCACAGCCTCAAGGAGCTACTCGACTTCTTCGGCTACTCGGGCCCCACAGCCGGGGTCGTGAAGTTCAAGCTACGCTTCCCGTACGTGCCGATACTGCAGATATTCGTGACGGGCGTAGGCTCGATAATACCGATGCAGTACGCGCTCGGAGACAAGTACCAGGCCGCCCTCGCCGACTCCAATAACGGCAGGAACCCCGCGGCGTGGGCTAAGTACGTCGGTGTCGGCGATACCGACGCGACGTTCAAGCTACTGTCGACGAAGCCTGTATCCACGGGGCCGTACTACGTTGCGGACTACAAGGAGGACAGCTACATACTCCTCAAGTACAACCCCTACTACTGGAACGCCACGCTCTGGCAGGAGCTGTATGGCTTCAAACCATAAGTTTTTTTTTTTAAATTTCCCGTTTTTCTCTCGGGTGAAGGTGGATGGGTCTAGCTAGCTATCTGGTGAGGAGGCTTGCAACGTTTCTCCCGAGCGTCCTCGGGGCGCTCCTCATAACCTACCTCATAGCCTACGTTATCCCCACGGACCCCGTGAGGGCGTGGGTAGGGGAGAAGCTCATGGACCCCTCGACCCTAGAGAGGCTGAGGAAGGAGTACAAGTTCGACGCGCCGTGGTACGAGCAGTTCGCCTTCCTGGTCGAGAAGCTCCTAACGGGCACGCTCGTAGACCCCACCAGGGGTATCCCCGTCGTCCAGCAGGTGGCGCAGAGGTTCCCGATAACCGTCGAGCTGGCTATATTCGGCATGCTGTTCACAGTGGCTATAGGCATACCGCTGGGGATACTGGCAGCGGCGAAGAAGGACAGCTTCGTGGACTTCTTCGTAAGGGTATTCGCGCTCTTCGGGAGCTCCATGCCGGCCTTCGTGCTCTACTACTTCCTGATACTGGCGTTCTACGTCTACGTGAGAGCCTCGCTACTAGCCGGGGTTCCCTCCCTGTCTCCAGCGTGCGCCGCCAGCCTGGACTCCGTCAGGAACGCGGTTCCCCTCCTGGGCTACGTCGTGTGGGCGGTAGGCCAGGTCCCGATGTTCGGCGGTCTCATGTGCGGGGATCTGGGGGTTGTCTCTGCGACGTTCGTTAGGATGTGGCTTCCGGGGTTGGCGCTGGGGCTCCTCTCCGGCGGCTTCATAGCGAGGATAGTTAGGAACAGCTTGCTCGACGCGCTGAGTTCGGACGCGATCCTCTTTGCAAGGGCAAGGGGCCTTACGAGCGGCAGGATATGGCGGCACGCCTTGAAGAACGCGTTCGCGCCTATAGTCACGATTCTCGGCCTCAACTTCGCCGGCCTGCTCACGGGCGCCGTGATAGCGGAGACTGTCTTCAATATCCCCGGCATGGGGCTCTACATGTACCAGGGGATCACGAGGCTGAACTTCCCGATAATAATCGCCGGGACGTTCATATTCTCGGTGATATACATCGTGATGAACCTCCTGGTAGACCTCGTCTACGCGCTGATAGACCCGCGCGTCAGGTACTAGGGGTGGTAAGCGTGAACGTCGTCTACGCCCTGGGTAGCAGGCTTATAGACGCCTACGCCAGGCTCAGGGATAGGCTCTCGCCCGGCTGGCTCGAGAAAAACAAGTCCAAGCTCGTAGAGACGAAGCTCTCGCTGTACGTCTTCTCGTCCTCCAAGATAGGCTTGACGGGGCTCGCTCTCGTCACGGTCACGCTCTTCCTGGCGATCTTCGGCCCCTTCATAGCGTGGGAGCCCTACGACGTGTACCCAGTGCTCTCGAACCCGGACCTCGCCGGCAAGCTACCCCACCCCCCGTGCCTCGGTAACTGCGAGGGGTTGCCGCCCGCGGGTACGGACCAGTACGGGAGAGACGTGCTCAGCCTGGTGATCAGGGGCTTCCGGATATCCCTCGTGATGAGCGTGATAATCGTCGTTACCAGCGCCGTGCTGGGAGTAGTCCTCGGGCTCGTCTCCGGCTACTTCGGAGGAGCGGTAGACGAGGCCATAATGAGGTTTACCGACATGATGCTCGCCTTCCCGGGCCTAATACTCGCGATAGCCTTCAGCCTAACGTTGAGGCTCTCCCTGAGGGACTTCATGATGTCCAACCCCGCGTTCACAGGGCTCGTCGCATCCATGTTCGCGCTGGACCCCAGGGACGCGCCCAACCTGGCGAACCTCCTCTCGGTGTTCCTGGCGCTCATACTCGTCTGGTGGCCGCCGTACGCGAGGGTAGTTAGGGGCTCCGTGCTGACAGTCAAGGAGCAGGGGTTCATAGAGGCGGCGAGGGCTCTCGGGCTGTCGACGCGGAAGGTGCTCTTCAGGCACGTCCTCCCCAACATCATGTCCCCGCTCCTCGTCATGGTAACCTTCGACTTCGCGACAGCCACTCTGAGCTCAGCGGCTCTCTCCTTCCTGGGGCTCGGCCCCCAGCCGCCCGTACCGGACCTGGGGCTGATAATATCCCAGGCGGGGCAGTTCTTCCCGGAGAGGAGCTGGTGGATAGTCGTGGAGGCGGGGACCGCCCTGCTACTCATATCCCTCGGGTGGAACCTCGTGGGGGACGCGCTCAGGGACGTCTTCGACCCGAAGACGAGGCGCTCCATAGAGCTTAAGGCGAAGATAGAGGTGAGACCATGAGCGCGTTGGAGGACAGGCAGGTGCTCTCGGCTAGGGGCGTAACCGTCAGGTTCTACACGTACGCCGGCGTCGTCCACGCGGTCACGGACGCCTACCTCGACGTCTACGAGGGCGAGAGCGTAGCCCTGGTGGGCGAGACGGGTAGCGGTAAGTCCGTGTTCACGAAGGCGCTTACAGGCCTCATAGACCCCCCGGGGCGCATAGAGTCCGGGAGCGTTCTCTTCAGGAGGCGGGACGGCAGGGTGGTCGACCTGCTGAAGCTTTCCCCGGAGGAGGTCCGGGAGATAAGGGGCGACGAGATATCCTACGTGTTCCAGGACCCTTCGAGCGCGCTCGACCCCCTCTACACGGCGGGGGACCACATAGCCGAGACTATAACGGAGCACAGAGGCGTCCCCAAGGGGGACGCGCTCAGGGAGGCCGTCTCCCTCCTAAGGGACGTCATGATCCCGAACCCGGAGGTCAGGGTGAAGAACTACCCGCACGAGCTGAGCGGCGGGATGAGGCAGAGGGTAGTCATAGCCACCGCTATTGCGAACAAGCCGCG encodes:
- the udp gene encoding uridine phosphorylase, whose product is MPGPRRTGGLAVTGEKVRAREPSGSGGLQYHIKCRPGDVAPTVLLPGDPERVPYISSFWDEYREVARHREYVTHTGRYKGVEVSATSTGIGGPAAAIAVEELLRVGASTFIRVGTTGAIQPFIDVGDVIIVAGAVRLDGTTKQYVRAEYPAIAHFEVVEALIEAAESVGARYHVGVVASTDSFYTGQARPGFKGYEQSWMKDLIPDLQRAGVLSFEMEASTILTLSSIYGARGGAVLAVVANRVKDELVENAGVEAAVRTANEAVKILHEWDEAKKAKGRRYATPGLFRA
- a CDS encoding RpiB/LacA/LacB family sugar-phosphate isomerase; the encoded protein is MKVAFGADDNYSIARFVVEELKRRGHEVVLVGSPLTGKPYPWPKVAVEVAELVASGKVDTGIVMCYTGTGVSIAANKVKGVRAALCTDAKNARGARLWNDANVLALSARLLSEEVAKEILDEWFSVEKPDPSELENIEFVKKLDLSR
- a CDS encoding ABC transporter substrate-binding protein, with product MQQAQKKGLSKSALYAIIAVALILVVVAVYLLAPKGAGPAGPAAVAKPFHKQILYVIVNDEGTRINMYKTGVFDIAAVTPARWPDVNNTRVGNFTLHLVRRPDKPQLTIQYIGLNPMKEPLNIPEVRQALAYATPYDVILKQVFGGLYVRLYTIIPKGMSGYTEFGINKYEYDMAKAQQIISQLKAKGFDPGKYVITIIYNEGNTARQQIATLLQQSWSQLGFKVTVESYSWPKYLDLVDHFQYQVMLLGWIPDYFDPDDYLMPFVWGGAEFKDIEVHSNVAPGDVGKYLANVNMTVETEKFIVVAGEKGTGATYKGPTNKPIITVGYVVDWDTTKSNWAEPVNMVTLGTGGLKDVALSALCKAAQRIIDPTVREAVMQAAVIYFNKQATMLILGQQITGENYGSWVHGMYYPLATFARYDLVWEDPNAPVVDTGVLNIKNSPETMVIGDIGWPDTFDPAKSYESFGWEIFWHIYGKLVTMWKEDTEPIPELSVAWAFSKDMTDLYFVMRGNVKAYDPWNNKTYPITAVDALFSIWRAVRLNLPGGPQWMIDSYIDVNASSVLTESELDSIAKSQGLVTVYKGKSAEVHSLKELLDFFGYSGPTAGVVKFKLRFPYVPILQIFVTGVGSIIPMQYALGDKYQAALADSNNGRNPAAWAKYVGVGDTDATFKLLSTKPVSTGPYYVADYKEDSYILLKYNPYYWNATLWQELYGFKP
- a CDS encoding ABC transporter permease, giving the protein MGLASYLVRRLATFLPSVLGALLITYLIAYVIPTDPVRAWVGEKLMDPSTLERLRKEYKFDAPWYEQFAFLVEKLLTGTLVDPTRGIPVVQQVAQRFPITVELAIFGMLFTVAIGIPLGILAAAKKDSFVDFFVRVFALFGSSMPAFVLYYFLILAFYVYVRASLLAGVPSLSPACAASLDSVRNAVPLLGYVVWAVGQVPMFGGLMCGDLGVVSATFVRMWLPGLALGLLSGGFIARIVRNSLLDALSSDAILFARARGLTSGRIWRHALKNAFAPIVTILGLNFAGLLTGAVIAETVFNIPGMGLYMYQGITRLNFPIIIAGTFIFSVIYIVMNLLVDLVYALIDPRVRY
- a CDS encoding ABC transporter permease, whose protein sequence is MNVVYALGSRLIDAYARLRDRLSPGWLEKNKSKLVETKLSLYVFSSSKIGLTGLALVTVTLFLAIFGPFIAWEPYDVYPVLSNPDLAGKLPHPPCLGNCEGLPPAGTDQYGRDVLSLVIRGFRISLVMSVIIVVTSAVLGVVLGLVSGYFGGAVDEAIMRFTDMMLAFPGLILAIAFSLTLRLSLRDFMMSNPAFTGLVASMFALDPRDAPNLANLLSVFLALILVWWPPYARVVRGSVLTVKEQGFIEAARALGLSTRKVLFRHVLPNIMSPLLVMVTFDFATATLSSAALSFLGLGPQPPVPDLGLIISQAGQFFPERSWWIVVEAGTALLLISLGWNLVGDALRDVFDPKTRRSIELKAKIEVRP
- a CDS encoding ABC transporter ATP-binding protein, which translates into the protein MSALEDRQVLSARGVTVRFYTYAGVVHAVTDAYLDVYEGESVALVGETGSGKSVFTKALTGLIDPPGRIESGSVLFRRRDGRVVDLLKLSPEEVREIRGDEISYVFQDPSSALDPLYTAGDHIAETITEHRGVPKGDALREAVSLLRDVMIPNPEVRVKNYPHELSGGMRQRVVIATAIANKPRLLIADEPTTNLDVTVQAQILDLLKDLRSKYGMSLLLITHNLGVVAETADRVYVMYGGRIAETADVYTVFESPAHPYTQLLLRSVPNPLKKIERLESIPGTVPNLIDMKPGCPFAPRCPFAMEVCSREDPPRVDLGGGHVVHCWLHAKR